In Mycobacterium gallinarum, a single window of DNA contains:
- a CDS encoding MCE family protein — protein sequence MMATRKRLATWVAVLLAVVLVAGAAFLVRQVFFGPNKITAYFPTATAIYPGDEVRVSGVKVGRIESIQPEGTQTKLVLEVDRDVPVPAGAKAVIVAQNLIAARYVQLTPAYREGDGPTMADGAVIPSDRTAVPVEWDEVKTQLMRLATELGPKPGSQGAVTDTSIGRFIDSAANAMDGNGEKLRSTLAELSGVARIFAEGSGNIVDIIKNLQVFVSALRDSKQQIVLFQNRLASLTSVVDNSRSDLDAALSDLSVAIGEVQRFVAGSREQTAEQIRSLAAVTQNLVDSRLPLENVLHVAPNAIANYLNIYYPPTGGVSGAFSFVNFSNPVYFICGMIGGVANTTAPETAKLCEQYLGPALRLLNFNNLPLPINPYLRPSPKPENLIYTDPKLAPGGTGPGDPLEPLPAVSAYTGAGDVPPPPGYGGVGLPDMPRGLYGHDEVPSIPSPALFPGAPIPGPPNIQPGPGTPSVQNMLLPPSPAPPPPGPLLPAEGTPPS from the coding sequence ATGATGGCAACCCGTAAGCGCCTCGCGACATGGGTCGCCGTGCTGCTGGCCGTGGTGCTTGTGGCCGGAGCCGCGTTCCTGGTGCGCCAGGTCTTCTTCGGTCCAAACAAGATCACCGCGTACTTTCCGACGGCCACGGCCATCTATCCCGGCGACGAGGTGCGGGTGTCCGGCGTCAAGGTCGGCAGAATCGAGAGCATCCAACCCGAGGGCACGCAGACCAAGCTGGTCCTGGAGGTCGACCGCGACGTGCCGGTGCCTGCGGGCGCCAAAGCGGTGATCGTCGCGCAGAACCTGATCGCCGCACGGTATGTGCAGCTCACGCCGGCATATCGCGAGGGTGACGGGCCCACCATGGCCGACGGCGCGGTGATTCCCAGTGACCGGACCGCGGTCCCAGTCGAGTGGGATGAGGTCAAAACCCAATTGATGCGACTGGCAACCGAATTGGGGCCCAAGCCCGGCTCGCAGGGCGCGGTAACCGACACTTCCATCGGCAGGTTCATCGACAGCGCCGCCAACGCGATGGACGGCAACGGTGAGAAGCTTCGATCGACGCTTGCCGAATTGTCAGGTGTCGCAAGGATCTTCGCCGAAGGCAGCGGCAACATCGTCGACATCATCAAGAACCTGCAGGTCTTTGTCAGCGCGCTGCGCGACAGCAAGCAGCAGATCGTCCTGTTCCAGAACCGCCTGGCCAGCCTGACCAGCGTGGTGGACAACAGCAGGTCGGATCTGGACGCGGCGCTGTCGGATCTGTCTGTTGCGATCGGGGAGGTGCAACGGTTCGTCGCGGGCAGTCGCGAACAGACCGCCGAGCAGATCAGAAGCCTGGCCGCTGTCACCCAGAACCTGGTCGACAGCCGGCTGCCCCTGGAGAATGTCCTGCATGTGGCGCCCAACGCCATCGCAAACTATCTGAACATCTACTACCCGCCGACCGGCGGCGTGAGTGGGGCGTTCTCTTTCGTCAACTTTTCGAACCCGGTGTACTTCATCTGCGGCATGATTGGCGGCGTCGCCAATACCACTGCGCCCGAGACGGCGAAACTCTGTGAGCAGTACCTCGGTCCGGCGCTGAGACTGCTGAACTTCAACAACCTGCCACTGCCGATCAATCCATACCTGCGACCGAGCCCCAAACCGGAAAACCTCATTTACACAGACCCCAAGCTTGCGCCGGGCGGTACCGGGCCGGGTGATCCACTCGAGCCGCTGCCTGCGGTCTCGGCCTACACCGGTGCCGGTGACGTACCACCGCCGCCCGGATACGGGGGCGTCGGACTGCCCGATATGCCGCGCGGCCTTTACGGACACGACGAAGTGCCTTCGATACCGTCTCCCGCGCTGTTTCCAGGCGCGCCGATTCCGGGTCCGCCCAACATACAACCCGGACCGGGGACGCCTTCGGTCCAGAACATGTTGCTTCCGCCCAGCCCTGCCCCCCCGCCACCGGGTCCGTTGCTGCCTGCGGAAGGGACGCCGCCGTCATGA
- a CDS encoding MCE family protein: MNKYRGSSLIRAGFIGVVLIILVIMIGLQPERLYSWATALRYQAVFTEAGGLAAGNDVTVSGIKVGSVSSIELENGEALVGFTIDGKYALGSDTTAHIRTGTLLGERVLALESEGSGTLSPNQTIPVTRTSSPYSLTDAVSELTANTAQTETDTLNQSLDTLAQTLDQVAPELGPTFDGLSRVSKSLNGRNDSLAELLKTAGDVTGILSERSQQVNSLILNANDLLGVLNDRRQAIVDLLANTSALSRNLTGLVAENEQELAPALEKMNAVNQMLEKNRDNITKALAGVRKYEVTQGEIVANGAYYNALVPNIQPAQLLQPFLDYAFGFRNGENIGQPPDTAGPRAQLPFPVNGLPQPGDLPDDGNP, encoded by the coding sequence ATGAACAAGTACCGCGGATCCTCTCTCATCAGGGCCGGCTTCATCGGCGTGGTGCTGATCATCCTGGTGATCATGATCGGCTTGCAGCCCGAACGCCTGTACTCGTGGGCCACCGCCCTGCGTTATCAAGCGGTGTTCACCGAGGCCGGAGGTCTTGCAGCCGGTAACGACGTGACTGTCTCAGGCATCAAGGTCGGCTCGGTGTCGTCGATCGAACTCGAAAACGGCGAGGCGCTGGTTGGTTTCACGATCGACGGCAAGTATGCGCTCGGTTCGGACACCACCGCGCACATCCGCACCGGCACGCTGCTCGGCGAGCGCGTGCTTGCGCTGGAGTCAGAGGGCAGCGGCACGTTGTCGCCGAATCAAACCATCCCGGTCACCAGGACGTCGTCGCCGTATTCGTTGACCGACGCGGTCAGTGAGCTGACCGCGAACACGGCGCAAACCGAGACCGACACTCTCAACCAGTCGTTGGACACGTTGGCACAGACGCTCGACCAGGTGGCTCCGGAACTGGGACCGACTTTCGACGGCCTGTCGCGGGTGTCGAAATCGCTCAACGGACGCAACGACAGCCTGGCCGAGCTGCTGAAAACCGCAGGCGATGTCACGGGAATCCTGTCCGAGCGCAGTCAGCAGGTCAACTCGTTGATTCTCAACGCCAACGACCTCCTCGGTGTGCTCAACGATCGGCGTCAGGCGATCGTCGACCTGCTGGCCAACACGTCGGCCCTGTCGCGGAATCTCACCGGTCTCGTCGCCGAGAATGAACAGGAACTCGCGCCGGCGCTGGAGAAGATGAACGCGGTCAACCAGATGCTGGAGAAGAACCGCGACAACATCACCAAGGCCCTCGCGGGGGTGCGCAAGTACGAGGTGACCCAGGGCGAGATCGTCGCCAACGGCGCCTACTACAACGCGCTTGTCCCCAACATCCAACCGGCGCAGCTGCTGCAGCCGTTCCTGGACTACGCGTTCGGCTTCAGAAACGGTGAGAACATCGGGCAACCGCCGGACACCGCCGGTCCGCGCGCGCAACTTCCGTTCCCCGTCAACGGGCTTCCACAACCAGGAGATCTCCCCGATGATGGCAACCCGTAA
- a CDS encoding MCE family protein, producing MTRMRGTFIKFGIFAIVMVLLTAFLFATFAEVRTGSTNDYSAVFDDASRLETGDTVRVAGIRVGTVQEVSLDADRNVLVKFDAGRDIKLTDGTKAQIKYLNLVGDRYLELVDAPGSTKILPAGGQIPIDRTAPALDLDLLLGGLKPVIQGLNPQDVNALSASLLQILQGQGGTIESLFSRASSFSNALADNSAVIEQLIDELKTTLKTLSDDGDQFTEAIDKLEQLVRGLSEDRDPIGEAITALDNGTASLSDLLGRARPPLDGTVDQVKRLAEYLDADKATFDATLQRLPDIYRKLARVGSYGAFFPYYICGIAFRASDLEGRTVQFPWIRQETGRCRDE from the coding sequence GTGACGCGCATGCGGGGCACATTCATCAAGTTCGGGATCTTCGCGATCGTCATGGTGCTGCTGACCGCGTTCCTGTTCGCCACTTTCGCCGAAGTGCGGACCGGTTCGACCAACGACTACTCCGCAGTATTCGATGACGCGTCCCGACTGGAAACCGGAGACACCGTCCGGGTGGCGGGCATCCGGGTGGGCACGGTGCAGGAGGTGTCGCTGGACGCCGATCGCAATGTGCTGGTGAAGTTCGACGCCGGGCGGGACATCAAGCTGACGGACGGCACCAAGGCGCAAATCAAGTATCTCAACCTCGTCGGCGACCGCTACCTCGAACTCGTCGATGCGCCGGGATCGACAAAGATCCTGCCCGCTGGCGGCCAAATACCGATTGACCGCACGGCGCCCGCGCTGGATCTTGACCTGCTGCTCGGCGGGCTGAAGCCGGTCATCCAAGGCCTCAACCCGCAGGATGTCAACGCGCTGTCGGCATCGCTGCTCCAGATTCTGCAGGGCCAGGGCGGCACCATCGAATCGTTGTTCTCGCGGGCGTCGTCGTTCTCGAATGCGCTGGCGGACAACAGCGCCGTGATCGAGCAACTGATCGACGAACTCAAGACGACGCTGAAAACGCTGTCCGACGACGGGGACCAATTCACCGAGGCCATCGACAAGCTCGAACAACTCGTGCGCGGCCTCTCGGAGGATCGTGACCCGATCGGTGAGGCGATCACCGCACTCGACAACGGCACCGCCTCGTTGTCCGACCTCCTCGGCCGGGCACGGCCGCCGCTGGACGGCACCGTCGACCAGGTGAAGCGGCTCGCGGAATACCTTGACGCGGACAAGGCCACCTTCGACGCCACGCTGCAGCGTCTGCCCGATATCTATCGCAAGCTGGCCCGGGTGGGCTCCTACGGCGCGTTCTTCCCCTACTACATCTGCGGAATCGCCTTTCGGGCAAGCGATCTCGAGGGCCGTACTGTGCAGTTCCCCTGGATCAGGCAAGAGACGGGGAGGTGCCGGGACGAATGA
- a CDS encoding MCE family protein: MNSITARALAGLAGLVAIVVVFALGIGLFRGSFTETVPVTVVSDRAGLVMNPDAKVKMRGVEVGRVASIATRPDGQAVLKLDMNPSQLHLIPSNVGVDITSTTVFGAKFVDLLPPANPESQRLHGGQVIEGRHVTTEINTVFQRLVTVLDKIDPAKLNETLGAVATAFDGRGEKIGRSLEDFNAFLAKINQSLPNLSRDIEASVPAFTAYGDAAPDLIGTFENSIQLSNSIVEEQQALDEFLISSIGLADIGNDVIGGNRQALTDLLHVLVPTTSLLGEYHEMLACGVGALVPFVNAGNFQYSHILFNAGLTLGTERYRWPEDLPKVAASTGGRSFCKELGLPDVPPEFRVPFLVSDSGSNPFKYGNQGILLNSDGLKQWLFGPIPGPPRNSAMIGMPG; the protein is encoded by the coding sequence ATGAATTCGATCACCGCGCGCGCACTGGCCGGCCTGGCCGGACTCGTCGCGATCGTCGTCGTATTCGCCTTGGGTATCGGTCTCTTCCGAGGCTCGTTCACCGAGACCGTTCCGGTAACGGTGGTCTCGGATCGTGCGGGTCTCGTCATGAACCCCGACGCGAAGGTGAAGATGCGCGGCGTGGAGGTTGGCAGGGTCGCCTCTATCGCGACGAGGCCAGACGGGCAGGCCGTCCTGAAGCTGGACATGAATCCGTCTCAGCTGCACCTGATTCCCTCGAACGTCGGTGTGGACATCACGTCGACGACGGTGTTCGGTGCCAAGTTCGTCGATCTCCTCCCTCCAGCGAACCCTGAATCGCAGAGACTGCACGGGGGACAGGTGATCGAGGGGCGGCATGTCACCACTGAGATCAACACCGTCTTTCAGCGCCTCGTCACCGTCCTGGACAAGATCGACCCCGCGAAACTCAACGAGACCCTCGGCGCGGTCGCGACGGCGTTCGACGGCCGCGGCGAGAAGATCGGCCGCAGTCTTGAAGACTTCAACGCGTTCCTGGCCAAGATCAATCAGAGCCTGCCGAATCTATCGCGCGACATCGAAGCGTCGGTCCCGGCGTTCACCGCCTACGGCGACGCCGCGCCCGACCTGATCGGAACCTTCGAGAATTCGATCCAGCTAAGCAATTCCATCGTCGAAGAACAGCAGGCTCTCGACGAATTTCTCATCAGCTCAATCGGTTTGGCCGATATCGGCAACGATGTGATCGGCGGCAACCGCCAGGCCCTGACGGATCTTCTGCACGTTCTCGTGCCGACCACATCACTGCTCGGCGAGTACCACGAGATGCTGGCCTGCGGCGTCGGCGCCCTGGTCCCCTTCGTGAATGCCGGAAATTTCCAGTATTCGCACATTTTGTTCAATGCCGGTCTCACACTGGGGACCGAGCGCTATCGCTGGCCCGAGGACCTACCCAAGGTCGCGGCTTCCACTGGAGGTCGGTCCTTCTGCAAGGAGTTGGGTCTGCCCGACGTCCCGCCTGAGTTCCGGGTGCCGTTCCTCGTCTCAGATTCCGGCTCGAACCCGTTCAAGTATGGAAACCAGGGGATCTTGCTCAACTCCGATGGACTCAAGCAGTGGCTGTTCGGTCCCATCCCGGGACCGCCCCGCAACAGTGCGATGATCGGAATGCCGGGGTGA
- a CDS encoding MlaE family ABC transporter permease — MGTSTVLKSRFPRTSTAARRPVEWLGGIGDHMIFYAKSLGGIPHAFVHYRKEVIRLIAEISMGAGTLAMIGGTVVIVGFLTLAAGGTLAVQGYSSLGNIGIEALTGFLAAFINVRIAAPVVAGIGLAATFGAGVTAQLGAMRINEEIDALESMAIRPVEYLVSTRIIAGMIAITPLYSIAVILSFVASQFTTVVLFGQSGGLYDHYFDTFLNPIDLLWSFLQAILMAITILLIHTYFGYFATGGPSGVGVAVGNAVRTSLIVVVSVTLLVSLSVYGSNGNFNLSG; from the coding sequence ATGGGCACATCAACGGTTCTCAAGTCCAGGTTTCCGCGGACCTCGACCGCGGCGCGCCGTCCGGTGGAGTGGCTGGGCGGCATCGGCGACCACATGATCTTCTATGCGAAGTCGCTGGGCGGGATTCCGCATGCCTTCGTGCACTACCGCAAGGAGGTCATCCGGTTGATCGCCGAGATCTCCATGGGCGCAGGGACGTTGGCGATGATCGGCGGTACCGTCGTGATCGTCGGCTTCCTGACCTTGGCCGCCGGCGGCACGTTGGCCGTGCAGGGCTATTCCTCACTCGGCAACATCGGGATCGAGGCGTTGACCGGATTCTTGGCGGCCTTCATAAACGTGCGTATCGCCGCACCGGTGGTCGCAGGTATCGGCTTGGCGGCAACCTTCGGCGCGGGAGTGACTGCGCAATTGGGGGCCATGCGGATCAACGAGGAGATCGACGCGCTGGAATCGATGGCGATCCGGCCGGTCGAGTACCTGGTGAGCACGCGCATCATTGCGGGAATGATCGCGATCACCCCGCTGTACTCGATCGCGGTCATCCTGAGCTTCGTCGCCTCCCAGTTCACCACGGTGGTGCTGTTCGGCCAGTCCGGCGGGCTGTATGACCATTACTTCGATACTTTCCTCAACCCGATCGACCTGCTGTGGTCATTCCTGCAGGCGATCTTGATGGCGATCACGATCCTGTTGATCCATACCTACTTCGGCTACTTCGCCACCGGCGGGCCCTCCGGTGTCGGCGTCGCAGTGGGCAACGCGGTTCGCACCAGTCTGATCGTCGTCGTCTCGGTGACGCTGCTGGTGTCGCTGTCCGTCTACGGTTCCAACGGCAACTTCAACCTCTCCGGATAA
- a CDS encoding MlaE family ABC transporter permease yields MARGSGPERWSPGLPQLSSFAGPMQAIGGLFAMSADAVRFVFRRPFQWREFLEQCWFIARVALLPTLLVAIPFTVLVSFTLNILLRELGAADLSGAGAAFGAVTQIGPLVTVLIVAGAGSTAICADLGSRTIREEIEAMEVLGINPVQRLVTPRMLAAGLVALLLNSFVVVIGILGGYSFSVFIQDVNPGAFAAGITLLTGVPEVIISCVKALLFGLIAGLVACYRGLSITGGGAKAVGNAVNETVVYAFMALFVINVLVTAIGIRMTTG; encoded by the coding sequence ATGGCGCGGGGTAGCGGGCCGGAGCGGTGGTCGCCTGGGTTGCCTCAGCTGAGCAGCTTTGCAGGCCCGATGCAGGCTATCGGCGGTCTCTTCGCTATGTCGGCCGATGCGGTGCGATTTGTGTTCCGCAGGCCGTTTCAGTGGCGTGAGTTCCTGGAGCAATGCTGGTTCATCGCACGGGTCGCTTTGCTGCCCACGTTGCTCGTGGCGATCCCGTTCACGGTGCTGGTCAGCTTCACGCTCAACATTCTTCTTCGCGAGCTGGGTGCGGCCGATCTGTCGGGCGCGGGTGCGGCGTTCGGTGCGGTCACCCAGATCGGTCCGCTTGTGACAGTGCTCATCGTGGCGGGGGCGGGTTCGACGGCGATCTGTGCGGACCTGGGGTCGCGAACCATCCGTGAGGAGATCGAGGCGATGGAGGTACTGGGTATCAACCCAGTGCAGCGGTTGGTGACACCGCGGATGCTGGCCGCGGGTCTGGTCGCATTGCTGCTCAACAGCTTTGTGGTGGTCATCGGAATCCTGGGTGGCTATTCGTTCTCGGTCTTCATCCAGGACGTGAACCCGGGGGCGTTCGCGGCCGGTATCACGCTTCTGACGGGGGTGCCCGAGGTCATCATCTCGTGTGTGAAGGCTCTCCTGTTCGGCTTGATCGCCGGACTGGTCGCCTGTTACCGGGGGTTGAGCATCACTGGTGGTGGTGCCAAAGCGGTAGGCAACGCCGTCAACGAGACCGTGGTCTATGCGTTCATGGCGCTGTTTGTGATCAACGTGCTCGTCACAGCCATCGGCATCCGGATGACGACGGGGTAG
- a CDS encoding CaiB/BaiF CoA transferase family protein, whose product MSAPLDGIRVLEVAMYGFVPSAGAVLREWGADVIKVEHAVTGDPQRGLRQTGLLRVEGDPNPNIEHANRGKRSIGLDMSVPEGKEVLLELAKRADVFLTSFLPGHRQKFGIDVEDIRAVNPTIIYARGSALGPRGEESVKGGYDMTAFWCRAGTAATITPPGTPGMVGPPGPAYGDTISGTNLAGGIAAALLKRERTGEPSVVDVSLLGSGLWSLGHTVALTKHLGQRMEAFPPGTQGSPFNPLVGLYPTADDRYISFVMMQPTKFWADVCKHMDLDELADDPRFATAESIAENTATANEILSEAMQKRTLPEWSQRFSTLLGPWAPVQDTLQAVEDAQIRANDYLVSAGELELVANPVQFDVSPPQTGPAPGFAEQTDEVLLELGLAWDRIIELKTAGAVT is encoded by the coding sequence ATGAGTGCGCCGCTTGACGGAATCCGCGTCCTCGAAGTCGCGATGTACGGCTTCGTGCCGTCGGCGGGCGCCGTACTGCGCGAATGGGGCGCCGATGTCATCAAGGTTGAGCACGCGGTGACCGGCGATCCGCAGCGCGGGCTGCGCCAGACCGGGCTGCTGCGGGTCGAGGGCGATCCCAACCCCAACATCGAACACGCCAACCGCGGCAAGCGCAGCATCGGTCTGGACATGTCGGTGCCCGAGGGCAAAGAGGTGCTGCTGGAACTGGCCAAGCGCGCTGACGTGTTCCTCACGAGCTTTCTGCCGGGACATCGACAGAAGTTCGGCATCGACGTCGAGGACATTCGCGCCGTCAACCCCACGATCATCTACGCCAGGGGCAGCGCGCTGGGACCCCGAGGCGAGGAGTCGGTCAAGGGCGGCTACGACATGACGGCGTTCTGGTGCCGCGCGGGTACGGCGGCCACCATCACGCCGCCGGGTACACCCGGCATGGTCGGTCCGCCCGGACCCGCCTACGGCGACACCATCTCGGGCACCAACCTCGCGGGCGGGATCGCCGCCGCACTGCTCAAGCGCGAGCGCACCGGTGAGCCATCGGTGGTGGACGTCTCGCTGCTGGGGAGCGGCCTGTGGTCGCTCGGGCACACCGTCGCGCTGACGAAGCATCTCGGTCAACGGATGGAGGCCTTCCCGCCAGGGACGCAAGGTTCGCCCTTCAACCCGCTGGTGGGCCTGTATCCGACCGCCGACGATCGCTACATCTCTTTTGTGATGATGCAGCCCACCAAGTTCTGGGCGGATGTCTGTAAGCACATGGATCTCGACGAACTCGCCGACGATCCGCGCTTCGCGACTGCCGAGTCGATCGCGGAGAACACCGCAACGGCCAACGAGATCCTCAGCGAGGCGATGCAGAAGCGCACCCTGCCGGAGTGGAGCCAGCGCTTCTCAACGCTGCTCGGACCGTGGGCGCCGGTGCAGGACACCCTGCAGGCTGTCGAAGACGCGCAGATCCGCGCCAACGACTATCTGGTGTCAGCGGGTGAACTCGAATTGGTCGCGAATCCAGTGCAGTTCGATGTGAGTCCACCCCAAACCGGCCCCGCTCCGGGATTTGCAGAGCAAACTGACGAAGTCTTGCTGGAACTCGGATTGGCTTGGGACCGAATCATCGAGCTGAAGACGGCCGGGGCCGTCACCTAG
- a CDS encoding aldehyde dehydrogenase family protein, translated as MQETTITGNGSAADTAARGADRRLLIDGQLLDTSRTFPSLNPATGEVLGHAPDATVGDAQAAVAAARRAFDETDWSTNTELRIRCLDQLHQALVDHRDELAALTIAEVGATEALCQGAQLDQPIAIVRYYADLLKTYPMTEDLGNIESRGMQHHRWVEKEAGGVVAAIIAYNYPNQLALAKLAPALAAGCTVILKSAPDTPLITLALGELIANHTDIPAGVVNVLSGADPEVGAALTTSPDVDMVTFTGSTPTGRRIMSAASDTLKKVFLELGGKSAAIVLDDADFNTAALFSAFSMVTHAGQGCALTSRLLVPRSHHDEIVEMIKNNFALVRYGDPADPGTYMGPLISDKQRDKVDGMVQRAVEAGATLVTGGEKVDPGYFYTPTLLTNVDPDSEIAQEEVFGPVLVVIAYEDDDDAVRIANNSIYGLSGAVFGSQDRALALARRIRTGTFSINGGNYFSPDSPFGGYKQSGIGREMGTAGLEEFLESKTFATVVS; from the coding sequence ATGCAGGAAACGACCATCACGGGTAACGGGTCAGCCGCCGACACCGCCGCACGCGGTGCCGATAGGCGACTGCTGATAGACGGGCAGTTACTCGATACGTCTCGGACGTTTCCCAGCCTCAACCCGGCCACCGGCGAGGTGCTCGGACACGCACCGGACGCCACCGTCGGCGACGCCCAAGCAGCGGTCGCCGCTGCGCGGCGCGCATTCGATGAGACCGACTGGTCGACCAACACCGAATTGCGGATCCGCTGCCTCGACCAGCTGCACCAGGCGCTGGTCGACCACCGCGACGAACTCGCCGCGCTGACCATCGCCGAGGTCGGCGCGACCGAAGCGCTGTGCCAGGGCGCTCAATTGGACCAGCCGATCGCGATCGTCCGCTATTACGCAGACCTGTTGAAGACCTACCCGATGACCGAGGATCTCGGGAACATCGAAAGCCGGGGCATGCAGCACCACCGTTGGGTGGAGAAGGAAGCGGGCGGCGTCGTCGCCGCGATCATCGCCTACAACTATCCGAACCAGTTGGCGCTGGCCAAGCTCGCGCCGGCACTCGCGGCGGGTTGCACGGTGATCCTGAAGTCCGCCCCCGACACCCCGCTGATCACGCTGGCGCTCGGGGAGCTGATCGCCAACCACACCGACATCCCCGCCGGCGTCGTGAACGTCCTCAGTGGCGCCGATCCCGAGGTCGGTGCCGCGCTGACCACCAGCCCCGATGTCGACATGGTCACCTTCACCGGTTCCACACCGACCGGCCGCCGGATCATGTCGGCGGCCAGCGACACCCTCAAGAAGGTGTTCCTGGAACTCGGCGGCAAGTCGGCGGCGATTGTGCTCGACGACGCCGACTTCAACACCGCGGCGCTGTTTTCGGCCTTCAGCATGGTCACCCACGCCGGTCAGGGTTGCGCGCTGACGTCGAGACTGCTGGTGCCGCGCAGTCATCATGACGAGATCGTCGAGATGATCAAGAACAATTTCGCATTGGTGCGCTATGGCGACCCAGCCGACCCCGGTACGTACATGGGTCCGCTGATCAGCGACAAACAGCGCGACAAGGTCGACGGCATGGTGCAGCGCGCCGTCGAGGCGGGCGCCACGCTGGTCACCGGAGGCGAGAAGGTCGACCCGGGCTACTTCTATACCCCGACGCTGCTGACCAACGTGGACCCCGACAGCGAGATCGCTCAAGAAGAGGTCTTCGGTCCGGTGCTCGTGGTCATCGCCTACGAAGACGACGACGATGCGGTGCGGATCGCCAACAACTCGATCTACGGGTTGTCCGGTGCCGTGTTCGGCAGCCAGGACCGTGCGCTCGCGCTCGCCCGCCGCATTCGGACGGGCACCTTCTCGATCAACGGGGGCAACTACTTCAGCCCCGACAGTCCGTTCGGCGGCTACAAGCAGTCGGGCATCGGCCGCGAGATGGGCACCGCGGGGCTCGAGGAGTTTCTCGAGTCGAAGACGTTTGCGACGGTGGTGAGCTGA
- a CDS encoding SDR family NAD(P)-dependent oxidoreductase yields MKNAVVTGGGSGIGQAVAHRLRADGMNVAILDLNPSDADNSYVADVTDRAQVDAALDAVRAQLGPVTVLVNAAGLEKFKRFTDISFEEWQRVVDVNLNGVFHCIQAVLPDMIEAGWGRIVNISSSSTHSGQPFMSPYVAAKSAVNGLTKSLALEYGPSGITVNAVPPGFIDTPMLRKSEERGYLTVQQSIDSTPVRRIGKPEDIAAACAFLASEEAGYITGQILGVNGGRNT; encoded by the coding sequence TTGAAGAACGCTGTCGTGACCGGAGGTGGCTCCGGCATCGGGCAGGCAGTGGCGCACCGGTTGCGCGCGGACGGCATGAATGTGGCGATTCTGGACCTCAATCCATCGGACGCTGACAACTCGTACGTCGCCGACGTCACCGACCGCGCTCAGGTCGACGCCGCCCTCGATGCCGTGCGCGCTCAGCTCGGTCCGGTGACGGTTCTGGTGAACGCCGCGGGGCTGGAGAAGTTCAAGCGATTCACCGACATCTCGTTCGAGGAGTGGCAGCGGGTCGTCGACGTGAACCTCAACGGCGTCTTCCACTGCATCCAGGCGGTGTTGCCCGACATGATCGAGGCCGGCTGGGGGCGCATCGTCAACATCTCGTCGTCGAGCACGCATTCCGGCCAGCCGTTCATGTCCCCGTATGTAGCGGCCAAGTCGGCGGTCAACGGACTCACCAAGTCACTGGCCCTGGAGTACGGCCCCAGCGGAATCACCGTGAACGCGGTGCCGCCCGGCTTCATCGACACCCCGATGCTGCGTAAGTCCGAGGAGCGCGGCTACCTCACCGTCCAGCAGAGCATCGACTCGACGCCGGTGCGGCGCATCGGGAAGCCCGAGGACATCGCGGCCGCCTGCGCGTTTTTGGCCTCAGAGGAGGCCGGCTACATCACGGGTCAGATCCTGGGCGTCAACGGCGGCCGGAACACGTAA
- a CDS encoding mycofactocin-coupled SDR family oxidoreductase encodes MGRVQGKVAFVTGAGRGQGRSHAIRLAEEGADIIAVDRCEDFATVGYPMATPEDLEETAQFVEKTGQRVVTAQVDVSDAAQLKHALEAGVSELGGLDIVVTSAGIAGMKGSGDMAAWVDVMNTNLIGTMNAIHVALPHLREGASIIATGSTAALMDVSKNDNPGTDPGGAAYLHSKRLLSQYVHNLAAELAPRGIRANVIHPTNCNTPMLQSEPMYKSFRPDLEHPTKADAEPVFYVQQAMKVPWIEPEDISNMVLFLASDEARYITGTQQRVDAGGYLKWYDYHI; translated from the coding sequence GTGGGACGAGTACAGGGAAAGGTCGCCTTCGTCACGGGCGCGGGTCGCGGACAGGGTCGCAGTCACGCCATCCGGTTAGCCGAAGAGGGCGCCGACATCATCGCCGTCGACCGATGTGAAGATTTCGCGACAGTTGGCTACCCGATGGCCACACCGGAGGACCTGGAGGAGACGGCGCAGTTCGTCGAGAAGACGGGACAGCGTGTCGTCACCGCGCAGGTCGATGTGAGTGACGCCGCGCAGCTGAAGCACGCGCTCGAGGCAGGTGTTTCTGAGCTCGGCGGGCTCGACATCGTCGTCACGTCGGCCGGAATCGCGGGCATGAAGGGCTCGGGTGACATGGCGGCCTGGGTAGACGTCATGAATACCAACCTGATTGGCACCATGAACGCCATCCACGTGGCACTCCCACACCTCCGCGAAGGTGCGTCGATCATCGCCACCGGGTCCACCGCGGCCCTGATGGACGTCAGTAAGAACGACAACCCGGGCACCGATCCCGGTGGCGCCGCGTATCTCCATTCGAAGCGCCTGTTGTCGCAGTATGTCCACAACCTCGCTGCCGAACTCGCGCCACGAGGCATCCGCGCGAACGTGATTCACCCGACGAACTGCAACACTCCGATGTTGCAGAGCGAGCCGATGTACAAGTCGTTCCGTCCCGACCTGGAGCACCCGACGAAGGCGGACGCCGAACCCGTGTTCTACGTCCAGCAGGCGATGAAGGTGCCTTGGATCGAACCCGAGGACATCAGCAACATGGTGCTTTTCCTGGCATCGGACGAGGCCCGGTACATCACCGGCACCCAGCAGCGCGTCGATGCCGGCGGATACCTGAAGTGGTACGACTACCACATTTAA